In one window of Pseudoliparis swirei isolate HS2019 ecotype Mariana Trench chromosome 15, NWPU_hadal_v1, whole genome shotgun sequence DNA:
- the LOC130205328 gene encoding uncharacterized protein LOC130205328 isoform X1, whose translation MSLLTLDRMSRYFNVLLSFCLFYPLLLAAGAVECSEKEALLKPRSHKVLATHLTNCLVECTGMTFKKLQLRNNHNIRLQDSTEGELGEYCWSTELQCTIGESFQRAYVVLPVDITTVAHEQLEVRATDQTAATLLLAHDNPTTVADTCGLRYDVTPRFTTERAGTSFCIQVVAQDDVLGDRVLRCPPFLVTFWQRRNQDLANQEEE comes from the exons ATGTCTTTACTGACACTGGACAGAATGTCAAGATATTTCAATGTGCTGCTGTCTTTTTGCCTATTCTACCCCCTTCTGCTGGCTGCAGGGGCAGTCGAATGTTCGGAGAAGGAAGCGTTGCTCAAACCGAGGTCCCACAAGGTGTTGGCCACACACCTCACCAACTGTTTGGTAGAGTGCACTGGGATGACTTTCAAGAAACTCCAGCTCCGGAACAACCATAATATAAGGCTTCAAGATTCCACGGAAG GAGAGCTCGGGGAGTACTGTTGGTCCACGGAGCTCCAGTGCACCATCGGAGAGAGCTTCCAGCGGGCCTACGTGGTGTTGCCCGTGGATATAACTACAGTGGCACACGAGCAGCTGGAAGTCCGAGCCACCGACCAGACCGCCGCCACGCTGCTGCTCGCGCACGACAACCCCACCACGGTGGCAGACACCTGCGGCCTCAGGTACGACGTCACGCCACGCTTCACCACGGAGAGGGCGGGCACGTCGTTCTGCATACAGGTGGTCGCCCAGGACGACGTGCTCGGGGACAGAGTCCTTCGATGTCCTCCCTTTCTGGTCACCTTCTGGCAGAGGAGGAACCAAGACCTGGCCAATCAGGAAGAAGAATGA
- the LOC130205328 gene encoding uncharacterized protein LOC130205328 isoform X2 yields the protein MTFKKLQLRNNHNIRLQDSTEGELGEYCWSTELQCTIGESFQRAYVVLPVDITTVAHEQLEVRATDQTAATLLLAHDNPTTVADTCGLRYDVTPRFTTERAGTSFCIQVVAQDDVLGDRVLRCPPFLVTFWQRRNQDLANQEEE from the exons ATGACTTTCAAGAAACTCCAGCTCCGGAACAACCATAATATAAGGCTTCAAGATTCCACGGAAG GAGAGCTCGGGGAGTACTGTTGGTCCACGGAGCTCCAGTGCACCATCGGAGAGAGCTTCCAGCGGGCCTACGTGGTGTTGCCCGTGGATATAACTACAGTGGCACACGAGCAGCTGGAAGTCCGAGCCACCGACCAGACCGCCGCCACGCTGCTGCTCGCGCACGACAACCCCACCACGGTGGCAGACACCTGCGGCCTCAGGTACGACGTCACGCCACGCTTCACCACGGAGAGGGCGGGCACGTCGTTCTGCATACAGGTGGTCGCCCAGGACGACGTGCTCGGGGACAGAGTCCTTCGATGTCCTCCCTTTCTGGTCACCTTCTGGCAGAGGAGGAACCAAGACCTGGCCAATCAGGAAGAAGAATGA
- the sdad1 gene encoding protein SDA1 homolog: protein MSGRNNNKLPNNLPQLQNLIKRDPQSYVEEFLQQYRHYQSNLLIFKLQPDKPNKELAELVMFLAQVAHCYLQQLSTFPQELSGLLMSHHTMIESDIRMTFCKALILLRNKNLIDPTSLLELFFELLRCHDKLLRKTLYTHIVTDIKNINAKHKNNKVNTTLQNFMYTMLRDCNPIAAKISLDVMVELYKRNIWNDAKTVNVITTACFSKVTKILVAGLKFFLGKDETEKNDSDSDSEPEGPSVRDLKVRYSTGKKTCKNKKKLEKAMKVLKKHKKKKKPEVFNFSAIHLIHDPQDFSEKLLKQLEASKERFEVKMMMMEFISRLVGIHELFLFNFYPFVQRFLQPHQREVTKVLLCAAQAAHQLVPPETIEPVIMTIANNFVTERNSGEVMTVGINAIKELTARCPLALTEDLLQDLARYKSHKDKNVTMSARGLIQLFRSLNPKMLHKRDRGRPTEASGEAKIKDYGELEAKDYIPGAEVLEVEVEEGVKEGKEDEDGWESASMSDGGEDGEWVDVHHSSDEDGGGLVEKLQDMPVEERKAKAAAVSGSRLLTQDEFKKIRMVQLAKEINAAPGKGQKRSNVDFDDEDDNRGEILTLRNIEKLHKKPKEDKESRLATAQAGRPDRKDFVKKHTKLNPHASTSNREKRKTKNFMMMRHSQSVRSKGKRSFREKQIALRDTLLKKKKQYK, encoded by the exons ATGTCGGGGcgaaacaacaacaagctgcCTAACAATTTGCCCCAACTGCAGAATCTTATCAAAAGAGATCCGCAGTCCTACGTAGAAGAG TTTCTGCAGCAGTACCGGCACTACCAGTCCAATTTGCTGATCTTCAAACTGCAGCCTGACAAACCGAACAAGGAGCTGGCGGAACTCGTCATGTTTCTCGCTCAG GTTGCCCACTGCTACCTGCAGCAGCTGTCCACCTTTCCACAAGAGCTGTCTGGGTTGTTAATGAGTCACCACACAATGATCGAGTCGGACATCAGAATG ACTTTTTGCAAAGCGCTGATTCTTTTGCGGAATAAGAATCTGATCGACCCCACCAGCCTCCTGGAGCTCTTCTTTGAGCTGCTGCGATGTCACGACAAACTTCTCAGAAAG acactgtacacacacattgtcacaGATATCAAAAACATCAATGCCaagcataaaaacaacaaagttaACACA ACGTTGCAAAACTTCATGTACACCATGCTGAGAGACTGTAATCCCATCGCAGCAAAGATCTCTTTGGACGTCATGGTGGAGCTTTACAAAAGAAACATATG GAACGATGCCAAGACAGTTAATGTCATAACAACGGCGTGCTTCTCCAAGGTTACGAAG ATCCTTGTTGCCGGTCTTAAATTCTTTCTGGGCAAAGATGAGACTGAGAAAAATGACAGTGATTCAGACTCTGAG CCGGAGGGACCATCAGTCCGAGACCTGAAGGTGAGATACTCCACTGGCAAGAAAACCtgcaaaaacaagaagaagctgGAAAAGGCCATGAAAGTCCTCAAG AAacataagaaaaagaagaagccagAAGTGTTCAATTTCTCTGCTATTCACCTCATCCACGATCCGCAAG atTTCTCTGAGAAACTCTTGAAGCAGTTGGAAGCCTCCAAAGAGCGCTTCGaggtgaagatgatgatgatggagttCATATCCAGACTGGTTGGAATCCACGAG cTCTTCCTCTTCAATTTTTATCCCTTTGTTCAGAGGTTTCTACAGCCCCATCAAAGAG AGGTGACAAAGGTTCTCCTGTGTGCTGCCCAGGCTGCCCATCAACTGGTCCCACCAGAG ACCATCGAACCTGTCATCATGACCATCGCCAACAACTTTGTGACGGAAAGAAACTCTGGGGAGGTGATGACTGTGGG GATCAATGCCATCAAAGAACTGACGGCCCGCTGTCCGCTCGCCCTCACTGAAGACTTGCTGCAGGACCTCGCTCGGTACAAGAGCCACAAGGACAAGA ATGTGACGATGTCTGCGAGGGGGCTGATCCAGCTGTTCAGGAGTCTTAACCCAAAGATGCTACACAAGAGGGACAGG GGGAGACCCACGGAAGCGTCAGGAGAGGCCAAGATCAAAGACTACGGAGAGCTGGAGGCTAAAGATTACATTCCTGGAGCTGAAgtcctggaggtggaggtggaggagggggtcaAGGAGGGAAAGGAAGACGAAG ATGGCTGGGAGAGCGCCAGTatgagtgatggtggtgaagaTGGGGAGTGGGTGGATGTTCACCACTCATCTGACGAAGACGGAGGAGGATTG gtGGAGAAGCTTCAGGATATGCCAGTCGAGGAAAGAAAAGCCAAAGCGGCGGCGGTCAGCGGCAGCAGGCTCCTCACTCAAGATGAGTTCAAGAAGATCCGCATGGTCCAGCTGGCCAAGGAGATCAACGCTGCACCGGGCAAGGGCCAGAAGAGGAGCAACGTGGACTTCGACGATGAAGACGACAACAG GGGAGAGATCCTGACCTTGAGGAATATTGAGAAACTGCATAAGAAGCCAAAAGAAGACAAGGAATCCCGCCTGGCAACAGCACAG GCGGGGCGGCCAGACCGGAAGGATTTTGTCAAGAAGCATACCAAGCTGAACCCGCACGCCAGCACCAGCAACcgggagaagaggaagacgaagaaCTTCATGATGATGAGACACAGTCAGAGTGTCCGAAGCAAAGGCAAACgctccttcagagagaaacag ATTGCTCTCCGGGACACgctcctgaagaagaagaagcagtacAAGTAG